Within Bdellovibrio bacteriovorus HD100, the genomic segment CATGTACTCTTCCATGTCCAGGCGCTCGTCTTTGCGGATGTGGGCGCTAGGGGAGTTGTAAGGGGTCAGTTCAATGATGTCAGCGTGGGAGGAGATGGCGGAAAAATTGCCTTCTTCCAGAACCTGCATCAAGGCATCCAGATCGTGACCTTCGTCATCGTGAGGGTATTCAAGGCCACGCATTTCACACAAAGCTTTCAGAAATTTTTCGCAGGCCTGAGCCAGATTGTAACCCACCAAATCGTGTTGGGTATTGTCGGACAAGTGCTTTTTGGCGGTGTCGAGATCGTCCTGAGCTTTAAGAATCATGGATTTTGCGTGTGCGCTCATGGGAACTCCTTGGTGTATTTACGATTACTTTAGTGGCTGGACCTGTACCGCGCAAATAAAAAACCCACAGTTTTTTCAAACTGTGGGTTTTTGAAGTTCAATCTTCAGGAAAGATTACTTCGCTTCAGCCAAGTGACGGTCGATGATTTCTTTGAAATCAGCGAATGGATAAGCGCCACGCAGGGAAACACCGTTGATCAGGAAGCCTGGAGTACCGGAGAAGTTGAATTTACGAGCTTCTTCCATGTCCGCTTCGATACGTTTCTTAACCACTTCAGAGTTAAGATCTTTTTCAAGCTTCTTCATGTCCGCGCCAGCTTTTTTAGCGGCTTCTTTCAATGCGCCTTCTTTTTTAGTTCTCAGGTCACCTTGGTTTTCAAATACCAGGTTGTAGAACTTTTCAGCTTTGGCAGCGTCTTGCAAAGCGATCGCTTCG encodes:
- a CDS encoding HEPN domain-containing protein, translating into MSAHAKSMILKAQDDLDTAKKHLSDNTQHDLVGYNLAQACEKFLKALCEMRGLEYPHDDEGHDLDALMQVLEEGNFSAISSHADIIELTPYNSPSAHIRKDERLDMEEYMGYVENLKKLVGEQLRLL